The window ATTATATGTTCAAAGATTTAGCGGCTGCTCGCTGCTTGGGACAAGACTCCGAGCGCCTTGCTCGTTTAACCTCAGAGGAAGTCGAGTTTTTACCGGGCTGTACCCTCGCGCTCCACATCGAAGGATCGCCGAACGCGCCCCTCTATCGTACTGCCAGCAACCCGGAGCAAAAGTGTTGTTTCACCTACGAAGATAAAACCTATCAAGTTTCCCTTGGATTTGAAGCGACTTCCGAGGAACTTCGCGTTTACGATAAAGGGATAGACCCCACAACCGGACAGGCGACTTGGGGGGCTTTGCTCGGGCCGTTCCGCTTTCAAAAACGTCAAGATTTTACAGGATAGCTATTTTAAGGCTAACTCAACCATTTGATATTTCGATAACTCCTACAATGAGTTTCCAGGAAGGCGCTTCACCTTCCCAATCCGGAGGGGCCCAAGGCATACTCAGACTAACCGTTACTAAATAGTCGCCCGTAGGATTGTATCCTGTTTCTAATTTTTCAACAAAAGTTGGATCGGTTATTTTAGCATCGGTTAAGGTTTGACCGTTCAATGTTTGTAAAGTGCCTCTCCATCCTGTTTTTCCAGATGAACTCTTTTGAACCAAGATTTCTCGAGTGCGAACAAGCTGCAATGTGTAGCGTTGCTCCTTGGGTAGAGCCTGCAAACTGGAAGGATTAACATATTTCAATTCGTTATGAAGGATGTATGGAAAATTTTCACAACGCTCGATTAAATGCTGTGGTTTGACCCAACCCGGTATATTCCACTTTCCCGGCAAAACAGAGCGATTTTCACATTCAAATCCGAAGTCATTCCCAGTCTCTGCCAGCGGAATCTCTAAAACCTGCAAAAGTTCGGGTTCCTTGCCTTGAATTAATCGCGTTTCCTCTGGAATTCTGCCGTCTTGAGGATAAACGAGATCGCAGACAGGACGAATCCATTTTCCCGTCTCGATATCCATACCAGCAATGCAACGCTCTTGTAGCTTCCAAGAATTAGCAAGACATACAATTCTTTTCAGAGATGACATATATTTACGTTGCCCCATTTTTCACTAAGATACTCAGCGACCAAGCGGCGATGACAGTAATGCGGTTTTGCTTCGCTACAGAGGAGACAAGCACAATCGAGTTGACTTGGAGAGATTTTATTTTCAACTTGACGATGAACCATTAGCTCTAAAAATTGTCGCTCGTAAGTTTCCCAGCTTCCTTTATTTTTTTTGTATTCATCAAGAATATCTTTCGTTGGAGCAAAATCTAAAATGTGGCAGTAATCAATGTCAGCAATAGAGGTTAAAAAATACTCCAGGTCAGATCGTTTGGTAAAACCAGACAACTGAGAAACATTATTCAAACGGGTGTCTATAACCTTTTTAATACCAGCAGCTTTCAGTTTTTCAAAAAAATCGCGAGCGCTCTTCTTAGTAAACCCTATCGTAAACAACTTAACTTGTTTTGATTCAATGATTGGCATTTGCTTTTTTCTCGACATAAGCAATTTCATCACCTTGAAGCCAATAAGCACGCTCTAAACATTCTTTTTGGCTACAAAGATCGGAATTTTCTGGAGTGAAAAAAGAAAGTTGAACTTGTTTGTTCGGCTCCTCAAAAAAGTCGGTAAATCCATGCTTTCTCAGCATTCTCTGCTCTAAATGTTGGTGAGATTCTAAGCGACCATCTTTGAGGATATGAGCAATCTGTAGCTCGAAAGACCGTAAGTGCTGACAAACTAAAACCGCTCGATGGCAAGTCAGCGGATCTTTTTCAGCACACATAAGAGAAATTTGGTATTTCTGGATT is drawn from Oscillatoria sp. FACHB-1406 and contains these coding sequences:
- a CDS encoding chromophore lyase CpcT/CpeT; translation: MSLCPELLTLGRYFAGEFTNREQAIAEPAWYVNLRLWQRPTPLFADDSLTFFVEQANALSPDKPYRQRLVRLRQLEPTPAKLQVEYYMFKDLAAARCLGQDSERLARLTSEEVEFLPGCTLALHIEGSPNAPLYRTASNPEQKCCFTYEDKTYQVSLGFEATSEELRVYDKGIDPTTGQATWGALLGPFRFQKRQDFTG
- a CDS encoding DUF488 domain-containing protein, with translation MPIIESKQVKLFTIGFTKKSARDFFEKLKAAGIKKVIDTRLNNVSQLSGFTKRSDLEYFLTSIADIDYCHILDFAPTKDILDEYKKNKGSWETYERQFLELMVHRQVENKISPSQLDCACLLCSEAKPHYCHRRLVAEYLSEKWGNVNICHL
- a CDS encoding DUF488 family protein produces the protein MDLFTIGHSNHDIGTFISLLQQHEITALADVRSYPYSRFLPHFNQVELKAALAERGIAYVFLGDALGARPKQRECYVDGKALYEKIAATDEFQAGIQRILNGIQKYQISLMCAEKDPLTCHRAVLVCQHLRSFELQIAHILKDGRLESHQHLEQRMLRKHGFTDFFEEPNKQVQLSFFTPENSDLCSQKECLERAYWLQGDEIAYVEKKANANH